A window of Leishmania infantum JPCM5 genome chromosome 3 genomic DNA:
CAGCGAGTGGAGGGAGAAACGCTACAGAGGCGCAACtcccccacgcacgcacccactGATGCGCAGCGAGTGCAAAAGCTGACGAGGAGgttgctggcgcagcggtgccgccgcagtcggTTGTGTGAAAGGACATGGacacagaggaagagaggcggaAGTGGATGGGTGGGGAGAAGGCAGACGGCAGAGCCTTTACAGCCCAGCCTTTActtacccctcccccaaaatGGGCgcaacacatacacataggCGCAAGCGCAGGCAAAGACGGACAACCCCTACCTTGAGCACGACTCAGATCATTCGATAAGTGTAGCGCCATGGCTGAGGACCTTTACGGAGTCCGTCCTGCGAAGGCAGCTCGCGCATCATGTACTTGCCAAGCGATACCACTGCCGCGTTTGCCTCGTGTCCGCCTTGCACCCCTCCACCTTGATTGTTGCCGCCCGACTGCAGCTCATCCGCGCGCAGGCGTCGCACAAAGCGCATGTAGTTCACCTTGCCACCAAAGGCACGCAGGTAGCAGCAGTTCTTCACCATCAAGGAGAGCGGCACCCCGTCGCAGTCGTCCCGTAAGCTGAAGTGCGGTTCTTCTTTGCGGAGAATCGTCATGAGCTCGTGCAGCTTGAGCGCCACCTCATCATAGTACACGGCGCTAGAGTCGTCCGCGCCCTTGTCAGAGGCGACATTTGCGTCAGAGTagctgtgctgcgcagctcggcGCGTGCCTgatgcgaaggaggcggcggataTCACGTTGTTGTTCATGACCAcctccaccggcagcggcggaccgtagcggagcagcgcgcggTGCACAAGAGCATCAAAACGCTCCTGCACAGCGCTGTTGCCGGTGTCCGCATTCACGGCGTCATAGTGCGATGACGAGGTCGGCTGTGCGGACCCGGGGACGGAGTGCGCCCCATCCCCtgccccctgctgccgccgccgtaaCTCTTCGGACTCGTCCTTCCATTTGCGCAGCGGATCTGCGGCCCGCCAGTTCGCTTCCTCTTGCGCTAGCGCGtctgcctgcgccgctgcggacgaCTCGGCCGAGCTCAGTGGGTTGGTGAGCCCACTGCGccacgcgcgctgctgtgcagttCGTGTGCGCCCCGGCCCTTGGCGTTTCTGCAGTTTCTCCAGAAGTCGAGTGGACTCCAGCACCGTCTCACGCGAGCGTtgccggccgccgcggcaagcGCTGTTGGCGACGGTGGCAAGCCGTCGTGCTGCTCGTCTCTCCAGAACAGGACACAGCAGTCCCTTGAACATGTAGTGACTAGTGGGCTGAAGGAGGGAAAGAGTAGAGTGTGAACTATGACGCGACGGCGTCGGTGTAATTGTTGATGTTGTGCCTGTCTTAAGCTACGGATCACACAACGCGCGGAATTCAGTCacgtgcgccagctgcggctTGCAGGGGCGTCACAGGTGTGACTACCGCTATTTAGCAGCTGCAGCCTTTCAGATAGTGAGTTGATGGATGCAGAAAGGAGCGCTGATAGCTGAACGAAGGCGATAGCCGAGGAATAAGGGGAACACAGCGACGGATGTAGGGGTAGCATGCTTAAACGCACGTGCAGCAGTGCTCGTTGCCGagaagcggaagaggagTGGGGAGTACGAGAGTTCACGCCTCGGGGTACCTCTTCAAGCTCCAATACACACGAAGGCAGCACATACACGGTGACGCCACCCTCccatctcgctctctctctctctccggcTTTGAAGGATGGCGCGCATTTTCAGTGCTTTATGCATCGTCAGCTCGATGAGCGTTCACTCGTGCGCAGAGCCCAGAGGCAAGAAGAGGGCggagcacgagagagagaccgtTTGCAAGGTGCACCCCCAGTGAGTGTGCGCATGCCTTCACGCTGAAAGGCAAGACTGGCCATGCCACCACTTCGGCCAGccgcttctctccctctcatcGCCTCAATGTCCGTCGCTTCGCTCAACAAGGAGTGCAAGCGTCCGCCCGTCCCCGTCATGCTTTCGCTAGACATCATGTGCGCTGTTTCGTTTCCCTTTCATTTGCCTTGCTGATGCTCATTTCTTCGCGACCTGGCGTCGTCCAACACCGGCGCACCGACACAGCTCCGCGCCCCTCATGCCTGCCGAGGCGACCAATCATCTTTGCGTGCCCCCGtgctctccgcctcgctctttctctcgcccCGCCTACCCCTCAACTGCTGAAGCGTAGGCACGCTCTCCGTGGATGTGTACCGTGTTGAGAACGATGCCTTGGCAACACGGCACTCAAAAGAGACAGTCGGTGTAGGGGCGACGGCAGAtgacgagagaggaggaagagcgatggcaggagaagcgccgcctcacagcTGCAGACAATTTTACAGAGACGTGAATGCAacacaagagagaagaaaacgGAAAGAGAGCAGTTTcgcgacacgcgcacgagagAAGACGCACAAGCGCACTCGCGAAATCCAAAGAGGAAACAATATCAAAAGAagacagcacacacacacacacacacacacacacaggaaaaGCAACAAAGGGAGAGACGGGAAAAGGGTACAGAATCAGGGAAAGAGGCGTCGGCTGCGTGTACGTGAACCGCCACCTTCTGCGGCTGTGTGAGATCGACAGTGTCTATGTATTACGCATGCACTGCATCAtgtccacacgcacacaagcacgctTCCTacagagaggggagggaagcggAAGAGGGTAATACAGTGTACTAGCGGGGCCGCCTTTTTCTCAAATTTGCCTTCACGCGTGGCGCTCGAGAAGGGGAATGCGTTCCCCTGGCGTTCCGGCGTATGATCGTGCATCGAAGGCACTTTGAGCGTCGGCAGAGCAGCGCATGTCTCGGTGTCGCAAGTACCCCCACGCTGCAACTGCtgcggaggcgaggaggaacacacagagaaggcTATACGCGTGTGAGCGGTGCGGCCAGGTCAAGAGGAACGCGCCGGTCTGCGACTGCTCGTATCGCTGCACGGCCTTGCCCTCCTTGCTCCGTGGGGAGTAGACCAGATAGGACATCATCATGCCGCGGTCCTCGTGTTGGAGGGCATGACAGTGGTACACCACCTCGCCAACGTACGTTGCCGCCTTCCAGCGGATGGTGGTGACGCCGTCCAAGATCGGAATCGTGTCACGGAACTCGCCGCTGTGTACGCCGTACATGGCCATGGTCTCGTTTTCGTGATTGCCCCCGGGGCGGGGCTCGAAGGAGAGAAACTGGAAGTGGTTGACGTGAAAGTGAAGGGGATGCGGTCGCTTGTCGGTCGGATCACCGTACACGCGCGCCGTCACAACCGCATGCAGCGGCACTGTGAAGCCGTGATAGCCCTCGATGCGCCTGCCGATCTCGCCTTGGAAGTACTCATAGTGGCACGTCGACGAATTCTGCAGCGATTGACAGTTCGGCCCCTGACCGAGGACATAGTACGGCTTTGTGATGGGCAGGTCCCGCTGCGAGAACGAGATCTCGCGGTAGAAAGTGTTTTGACCTTTGAGCTGCAAGTAGCCAGGGGAGTACTTGTGCATGGTCACGGGGAAGGCTACAGCGCGACCACCCTTCTGGTGCTTCCCTCTCGACTTCAAGTAGAAGATGGCGTCTGAGGGGTCGCCAGTGTGGGACACCGGATACGtcccctcctcgtcgcacACCACGACCAGACTGCGTCGCGTTGCCGTCGTGAAGTACAGCCagccctccaccacctcgacAGTGcggggcagctgcgcgccatcGATGGCTGTCATGTGGAAGGCGCACTGCTTGGGGAGCGACATATTTATGTAGCACGAGCCTGCCGCAAACccgatgcgcagcagcatcggaTGGCCACGCTTGACCCTCACGGTCGGGCGATGCTGGCCGTTCACGAGAAACAGCTCGGCCGGCATCTCGTACTCGTTGCCCTTGCGGTCCACAATACGCGGATCGAATGGGAGGAGGGAGCTCATCGCGGCGTCAAGGCTTGACATCGGCATCCCGTCGCACCTTTCCGAGGTGTTAAGGCGATACAGGTGCACCATGAGAATCTGCGAGTCCCAGCCATGAAAGGGGTGCCTTGGGGTCTTTGTAAAGTCGCCTTCCCCCACATCGATGGCCCCGAACATCCCACCCATCACGTGATAGTAGACGGCACCGTGGGAGTGCGCATGATACCAGTGAAGGCCCGGCTCGTGATCGCGCGGAACATTGATCGTGTACACCAGCGTCTCGCCCGGGAGTGCAACTTTGAAAGGATTGTCCATTTTAGGATCGCTGTGCATGCCGTGGAAGTGCACGTTCGTGATGTTAGGACCGTGGAGCGTGTTCATCCGACCTGTCATGTTGGCCATCCCCTCCTTTCCCAGGTCGTTCACTAGTTTCAAGACAATTCTACCGCCAGGGTTGACCTTCAGCGTGGGGCCGGGAAGCATGGGCCCGCTGTTGCCCACTTCATATAAGCGTCCCGTGTACTCGAAGAAAACCTCTTTCCCATCGATCCACTCGAGCGGGATGGAGACCCGTCCGGTGCGCACGTAGAGTGTGACCTTGGTGTTGCTTCTGCCCCTAGGAAGTATGACGGGTGATGAGACAGCATCAGCGGCATTACCCGCTGCTATGTGCCGGCACACAACAatggccagcagcagcaaggcgAGCGGTGCACGCATGGCTCCTAACCAAAGCGCACGCGCTTGAGCAACTACCACACGTACAGATATGCTCTACACAGGGAAGTAAAAAGGAAGCAATCAAAGGGTTGTAAGGCCAGCACAGGAAGCAAGCACATTCAATTGACATAACACAGGCGACGACAGCCGCGGAGAGGAGCAggacgcacagcagcacgaaGCCGCCTTTCATCAGCAACGCCATCCGGCACCTCTTGAACAAGAGAATACTCATACAAAGTACTCGCCCACCACCCACACAGGCATGCGTGCGATCAGAATGCAACACACAGCGGCGCACATGAGTCTTACCCTGAGCCATCTCGCAAAcctgacgccgctgctctgcgtGGTTCCGCACAGCAACGCGCTtcttgctctctttctctgcgctTTTTCGGCCTTTCTCACTACACACGACAGGCGTGAAGTATTTCCTACTTAGTTCCTAAAGGAAGAGGgacgaaaacaaaacgacGTAGGCGCGACCCGCCCTGCATGAGACTGTTTGTTACTACAAAGCTtacagcagcggctggcagaaaacaaaaatgGGAGCGAAGGCAGACCAGCTGTCAAACAGGTCACCCGTTGCAGTCGCGTATCAGTTCCACACATTTGCGCTCCTCAAACAAtcgcgcgcaggcgctccagctgctccttgGAACAGCCAGTCCACTTCGGGTCGGTAATGTCCACGTCGTTGCTGTTGATCAGTTGCTTGTACCGAATCTCGTTGCGACGCGCAATGGGGTCACGCCAATACGGGTAGCCTGCCCACCAGCCGTTCTTTCGCTCCGTCTCCTCAGAGCAGTAGCTTGCGTGCTTGAACAGAAACACCATGGATAGCAGACCAACGACTGCCATCATGTTGTACTCCTGCGTGAACAGCTTCAGCTGGAGCACAGGGATGCGATCGCACTTCCAGCGGGTGTAGACCATCTTGAGGATCGCTGCGTTGGCACCTGGCTGAAACACAGataaagagagaggagaccGTGTCTGCTCCTGTTGCCATGCACGAGGTAGCAAATCACCAACATGCCATGCAAAGTTTCACATGCACcaagacgagagagagagtcagCGGAATCCAAAGAAGAGAACCATCGTGAAAGGTTGAGTAGTGCCTTGAAAAGAGTTTGCACTCACTCAGTTGCGCGCCGCACTTGCTGGGATCTGTCAGAGGAAACAGTGCTACAACTTTTCCCGTTGCCTTCACATGCACCGCGGCATAGCATTGCTTTGTCGAACACGGCGCCTCAACGCAAGTCCTACCACTAAAGTATCGTCCACTTTTACCAatcgtctttttttttctgtgtcATCAAGTGCATGCGTACATCGCAATGAGATCGCTGAACGcagaacagaaaaaaaaagcacgcaaccacacacacagccagaGAAAGAAATAAACATCAAGCAAGTGCAAAAGAACCCTATCTACATTATTGcctgtgcggcagcagcaacaccgtTCTCTCAATCAGTCCACGCCATACCGTCCACGGGAACTTCGGAGCAAacctgcagcgcgctcgTCGGGGCCCAGACGCCTCGTTTAAAGGCACCTGTCTGCGCCATTTGGATGCTGGGATAGTGCAGGGATGCAGCATCGTCGAGCGGTCTGTTTTTCTTGTCGAACTTTCCTTCATAATAGGACCCTCCTTGCAGAATCCACTGCCCTTGCACAAAGTTACCGCGGACCCACTCCCCACGGTACTCGCTCCCATCCGCAAAGTGGTAAGTTCCATAGCCATCCTTGGCGCCAGCTTTCCAGTTACCCGAGTACACGTCGCCGTTGAGGTAGTAGTAAACGCCCTGCCCGTGTCGTTTATTTTCCAGAAACTCCCCTTGGTAGAGGGTGCCGTCCTTGTTTTTCATGACTCCGCGGCCAGTTCGCTTTCCGCGCACGTAGTCACCATGGTAACACGGACGTTGTCCATACTGCATGATGCCCTCTACGACGTGACGGCCAAGCTGGAGTTTAGTAGCAATTTCTGCTACCATCGCCTTGGCATCCTTGCCCGCACCTGTCAGCAGCTCCACTTCCTTCGAAACGACCCGGTCGGCCTCGCTGCGCCCTTTGCTCACAAAAATGTACTGACCCCTCCCGTGCTTTTTTCCCTCGAAAAACTCTCCTTCATACGTGTCACCCGACGCATACGTCGCTTTGCCACAGCCAGACCTCTGCTGGAACTCATCACGTGGACCTGCGTATATTCCTAACGTGCACACAGACTTCACGAAGTTGCGATCAAAGACAGCTCCACTTTCCTCCGACCTCTGGCAGAAATCATCGATCCACGCTTCGACATCTGTCTCCGGCTCACCGCCCTCGGCGAGGAACGCGGCAGCGTACGCGTTCCAAACATACAGTTCGGCTTTCTTGAAGCCTGTCACTGCGTCGATCTCATCAATGTTGACCTGCCGCACCTTGCCCTCTCCGTCTGATGGCATTGTCGCGCGTCGTGTGTATCGGTAAAAGGTAACGTCACTCTGAGCCAGAAGCCGCCTTGCCCGGTAAAGAGTGCGGCGAAAGCACAAAAAGTGCAGAATGgacaaaacaaaagaaaaacaaggGCCAGCCACAGCGGGAGTgaggaaaaggagagaaatTCAGAAAAAGCGCACCTTTTTTCGCGGAAAGCGATATAGGCGGACTCATACACCATGATAGCATGCAGTAACGTGACCAATACACAGCAatagagaaaaagagaaggaccGTGCACTAATCATTTCCATCTCATGCACAGTCTACCCACCTCCACTTTTGACAGCCTGATGACGACGCGAAGCTACACGTCGTAAAAAGCGCAGTAGCATATGCCGCCAAGGCACCAACTGCCAATTACGATTTTCTGATCACACCGTcagcttctcttttttttgcttcttgTTGTTTTCGATGATTTCATAGCTTTACCGGCATTTGACTTCACCACAGTTCAcgacatacacacacaaataaAACAAGTCATGCATCGGGCTCAGGATCCTTGCAtaaagaaagaaaaaaataaAGAACCTGTTACCGCCGACGAGAGcacaaaaaaggaaacaacaaaaaaaaaacaacaaccTTCCCTCTACATTTGTTGCTTTTCGCATTTCCTTATTAGATCTTACTTATTTTTAGAAGAGTTTCTCTTTGTCATCCATTTTTTTACCTGTTTTCCTTCATCTCTGCATTAGTCAGCATcctcatcatcatcgtccTCTCCATCCAAACCCTTCTTGCCttcgtctgcgtcgccgtgAGGCTGCGGAGGCGTCACCACCTTCAGCTGGCCACCGCGCTTCTTGATTtccgccgtcatcgcctcTATTGCCTCTTTCATTCGCTGAATACCCTCTTCCTTCATATCCGTGCGCGCTCGGATGCCATACTTGGGGGGTCCGATGATATTGACGGACAGGTGGATCTGGGGATCGCTGCCTTCTCCGTAGCTGCGGCCAAGAATGAGGACGTCGCGGATCGCCTCCACACCATCACACGCAAAGCACGTGATCTCGACTTCCGCAAACAGCGTCAACACCTTCAGCCGCATCGCGTTTTTCAGCGTCGACATCAGGCAGTCCGATATGGCTTTGTCAAGCTTCAGCGGACCCAGAATGCGCTCCACGTCTTCCGTCTGGTTCAGTTCGTAAAGCCACGTCCACGCGTGCTTGCCCGGTTCCCGCTGGTAAAGCGGATAGGCGATCATTTCCATTGCATCCATAGCGGGGATATCGCACAGCTCAGCGACATGGCAAACAATAGAGCGAACTTCGTTCCCCTGGCGGAAGTGCGCTTCGCACGCCTTTGCTTCGTTGGGCGTTACCAGCTTCTTTGACAAGTCAATATAACCCTTGTCCTTGTCGATACGAATCACCTGCGCCGGCTCGGTACGGCCTACCTTGATCAGCTTTCCCATCGAGCGCACACGGCGCCTAGTCACCTCCGTGTACGGAATAATGCCTTCGCGCTTGCCGtactcgagcagctgcactaCCGCCGAGGTGTCATTCACCTGGGTGATTTTCACCCAAACGACGTCGTTGATCTTGGGCATCGTTTCCACGTAGAACGGAATGTCCTTGCCATCCCATGAGGTGATGCCCAGGCACCCGCAAACAAACTTCTGCTGACGCTTGTTCAAGTCACGCATCCACTCCGGACGCTCGTTATTGCTACCCTTCGTCTCACCCTCCACAACCTGAGCGGAGAGAATTGTGGCCTTCTCAAGGAGCACCAGCAAGTGGTCCAGAGTTTTGCAGTCCACTGGAACAGGGAACGGCTCCGCTAATAGAAGCTTTCGCCGCGCCAGGCTCTGATTGAGGCGAAAGTACTCTTTTGGAACGGCATAGTAGACATTGTCCGTcgttcggcagcagcacttcGTTTTGTAGTCCACAGTTTCGGGACTATCGGTGACACAGTAAGAAGCCATGCTTTCGCTGTTTCAAAATGTAATTCTTTCTTGGAGGAAGCACAGGTATCCAGCCatcacaaaaaaaagagcatcAAAACAAAAGAGCAGAAAACAGCGGGAGGCACAAAGAGTTGGCAAGGAGTGTCGAGCATATTATAGGGCAACAGAGAGCAAGAGACCCACCATTCACTCTCACGCTGAGGCGCGGACGTACATGATAAAGCAGCGTAATGGCTGTATCCGTGTAGcggtcaaaaaaaaagagatcAGCTCACCAGCAGCTCGCTGTGTGAATAGACAACTTGAATGGTTGACGTTCGCTGTATAGACTTGCTCATCACACCGTGACTTCCAAAAAATCTACATCGCACTGACCTTGCACTTCACGTGCTCCTCTGCGCCTCTTTATACAGCGCACACAACCCAAAACCGTGCATCCTATTGCACAGCATAATGAGGTACTGAAACATTTTATAAGAAGAGA
This region includes:
- a CDS encoding putative elongation initiation factor 2 alpha subunit, whose amino-acid sequence is MASYCVTDSPETVDYKTKCCCRTTDNVYYAVPKEYFRLNQSLARRKLLLAEPFPVPVDCKTLDHLLVLLEKATILSAQVVEGETKGSNNERPEWMRDLNKRQQKFVCGCLGITSWDGKDIPFYVETMPKINDVVWVKITQVNDTSAVVQLLEYGKREGIIPYTEVTRRRVRSMGKLIKVGRTEPAQVIRIDKDKGYIDLSKKLVTPNEAKACEAHFRQGNEVRSIVCHVAELCDIPAMDAMEMIAYPLYQREPGKHAWTWLYELNQTEDVERILGPLKLDKAISDCLMSTLKNAMRLKVLTLFAEVEITCFACDGVEAIRDVLILGRSYGEGSDPQIHLSVNIIGPPKYGIRARTDMKEEGIQRMKEAIEAMTAEIKKRGGQLKVVTPPQPHGDADEGKKGLDGEDDDDEDAD